The genome window TCGAGCGGACCGCGGCGACCTCGGTCTGGGTCTGCGCGATCTGCCCCTGCTGCTGTTGCTGCGCGGACAGCAGTTGCTGCACCTGCCGCTCCAGCTCGGCCACACGGGTCTCCAGCGCCTGTTCGCGCGCCGAGGGTTTGCCTTGGGCGAAGGCCGCGCCAGGCGCGACCAGGGCCACCAGGAGCGCGGCCGCCAGCGGGCGGCGCGCCAAGGATGCGATGCGGTTGCTCATTACTCCCTCCCGAATAATGGATGGCCGCACGCAAGCGCACGGCCGTAGCCCAGCGTGCGTGAGCGCGGCGGCCGCGCCTATTGGCCATTAGTCGAACGTCGGCTGAGTTACGACCATCGTCTAAGGCCCGACGCGTGTGCGCTTAACGCCGGATGCGGCACACTGCGCGTTGACGCGCCGCGGCATGCGGCGCCCCGTTCATTGCAGAGGGAACCATGGCCGATCTCTATCCCGTCGATCCGCAGTTCGCCGCCCGTGCGCGGGTCGACAAGACCCAGTACCAGACCCAGTACAAGGCATCGGTGGAACAGCCGGAGGCATTCTGGGGAAAGGTCGCCGAGCGCCTGGACTGGTTCAAGAAACCGACCCGCATCAAGGACGTCAGCTTCGCCCTGGACGACTTCCGCATCCGCTGGTTCGACGACGGCGAACTCAACGCCAGCGTCAACTGCCTGGACCGGCAACTGGCCACCCGCGGCGACAAGACCGCGCTGCTGTTCGAGCCGGACAGCCCGGACGCGCCGTCCTACCGGGTCACCTACCGCGAGCTGTACGAGCGCGTGTGCCGGCTCGGCAACGCGCTGCGCGCGCTCGGCGTGCGCAAGGGCGACCGCGTCACCATCTACCTGCCGATGATCCCCGACGCGGCGGTGGCGATGCTGGCCTGCGCGCGCATCGGCGCGATCCACTCGGTGGTGTTCGGCGGCTTCGCGCCCAACTCGATCGCCGACCGGGTGATCGACTGCGGCAGCAAGCTGATCATCACCGCCGACGAGGGCCTGCGCGGCGGCAAGAAGATCCCGCTCAAGGCCAACGTCGACGCGGCGCTGAAGCTGCCCGGCACCACCAGCGTGGAGACCGTGCTGGTGGTGCGTCACACCGGCGGGGCGGTGGACATGCAGGCCCCGCGCGACCGCTGGTTCCACGACGTGGTCGACAGCCAGCCGGCCGAATGCGAACCCGAGCGCATGAACGCCGAGGATCCGCTGTTCATCCTCTACACCTCCGGCTCCACCGGCAAGCCCAAGGGCGTGCTGCACACCACCGCCGGCTACCTGCTGTACGCGGCCTACACCCACGAGACCGTGTTCGACCTGCGCGAGGACGACATCTACTGGTGCACCGCCGACGTCGGCTGGGTCACCGGCCACAGCTACATCGTCTACGGCCCGCTGGCCAACGGCGCCACCGCGCTGATGTTCGAGGGCGTGCCCAACTACCCGAGCGTGTCGCGCTTCTGGGAAGTCATCGACAAGCACCAGGTGACGATCTTCTACACCGCCCCCACCGCGATCCGCGCGCTGATGCGCGAGGGCGAGGCGCCGGTGAAGAAGACAGCGCGCACCAGTTTGCGCCTGCTCGGCAGCGTCGGCGAGCCGATCAATCCCGAAGCCTGGCGCTGGTACTACGAGGTGGTCGGCGACGGCCGCTGCCCGATCGTGGACACCTGGTGGCAGACCGAGACCGGCGGCATCCTGATCACCCCGCTGGCCGGCGCCATCGACCTCAAGCCCGGCTCGGCGACGCTGCCGTTCTTCGGCGTGCAGCCGGCGCTGGTCAGCGCCGACGGCGAGATCCTGGAAGGCGCCACCGAGGGCAACCTGGTGCTGCGCGATTCCTGGCCGGGGCAGATGCGCACCGTCTACGGCGACCACCAGCGCTTCATCGACACCTATTTCCGCACCTATCCGGGCAGCTACTTCACCGGCGACGGCTGCCGCCGCGACGCCGACGGCTATTACTGGATCACCGGCCGCGTCGACGACGTCATCAACGTCTCCGGCCACCGCATCGGCACCGCCGAGGTGGAGAGCGCGCTGGTGGCCCACCCCAAGGTCGCCGAAGCGGCGGTGGTCGGCTTCCCGCACGACATCAAGGGCCAGGGCATCTACGCCTACGTGACCCTGGTGGCCGACGAGCAGCCAAGCGAGGCCCTGCACAAGGAACTGGTGGCCTGGGTGCGCAAGGAGATCGGCCCGATCGCCGCCCCCGACCACCTGCAGTGGGCGCCGGGCCTGCCCAAGACCCGCTCGGGCAAGATCATGCGCCGCATCCTGCGCAAGATCGCCGAGAACGCCCCCGACCAGCTCGGCGACACCTCGACCCTGGCCGATCCGTCGGTGGTGGATTCGTTGGTCAACGAACGGCTCGCGCGCTAGCGCGCTCGTCGTTCGTTCGGGAATGGGGAATCGAGAATGGGGAATGGGAAAAGCCATTCCCCGGTCGCTTCATTCCCGCGGGCACCCGACGCTTTGCTTTTGCCGTTGCCATTCCCCATTCCCGGTTCCCCACTCCCGGCCTTCCAAATGCCCACCCTGCTGATCGCCGACGACCATCCCCTGTTCCGCGAGGCGCTGCGCGGGGCGGTGCAGCGGGTGATGCCCGGGGTGCAGTTGTACGAGGCTGATAGCGTCGAGGCGCTGTACGCGCTGGCCGATCGCCACGCCGATGCGGATCTGCTGCTGATGGATCTCAATATGCCCGGTGCGCAGGGCTTCAGCGCGCTGGTGCACATGCGCGCGCTGCATCCGCAGTTGCCGGTGGTGGTGGTGTCCGCGCGCGAGGAGCCGACGGTGATGCGGCGCGCGCTGGATCACGGCGCGTTCGGCTTCATTCCCAAATCGGCCGACTCGGACACCATCGGCCTGGCCCTGAGCACGGTGCTGGACGGCGAGCACTGGGCGCCGCCGGAAGCGCACAACGTGCCGCCCACCGACCGCGCCGAGCGCGAGGTCGGGCAGCGCCTGCGCGAACTGACTCCGCAGCAGTTCCGGGTGCTACAGATGCTCGGCGCCGGCAGCCTCAACAAGCAGATCGCCTACGACCTGGGCGTGTCCGAAGCCACCATCAAGGCCCACGTCACCGCCATCCTGCGCAAGCTCGGCGTCACCAACCGCACCCAGGCGGTGCTGCTGGCCGGCAAGCTGGCCATCGACGGCGACGCCATCGTGCTGCCGCCGGAAGAGGACTGAGCCGGCTGCGCGTACCCGGCCAGGCGGGGCCGCCGCACCGCGGCAGCGGTCCACGGCGGCCGGCCCAGCCTCGCGCAAGCGCCGGCCAGCGCCGCATCCGCAATCACCCGCCGGCGTCCGGCCTACCGCCTAGGCTCAGTCCGACGGCTTGCCCTCGTCGTCGCCGTAGAACAGCACGCCGAGCTTGATCCGCTCGCGGCCCTGCGCGCGGCGATGGCGATTGGTGTCGCGCAGCGAATACACGCAACCGCAGTATTCCTGCTGGTAGAAGCGCTCGCGCTTGCTGATCTCGACCATGCGCGCGGCGCCACCGTGCTTGCGCCAGTTGTAGTCCCAGTAGGTCAGGTCCGGGTACGGCGCGGCCGCGCGGATGCCGCTGTCGGTGATCTGGCGCATGTCCTTCCAGCGCGAAATGCCCAGCGAACTGGTCATCACCGCATAGCCGTGCTCATGCGCGTACAGCGCGGTGCGCTCGAAGCGCATGTCGAAGCACATGGTGCAGCGGATCCCGCGCTCGGGCGCGTTCTCCATGCCCTTGGCGCGCGCGAACCAGTTGTCGGTGTCGTAGTCGGCATCGACGAAGGGCACGCCGTGCTGTTCGGCGAAGCGGATGTTCTCCTGCTTGCGCAGTTCGTATTCCTTGGCC of Xanthomonas sacchari contains these proteins:
- the acs gene encoding acetate--CoA ligase, whose protein sequence is MADLYPVDPQFAARARVDKTQYQTQYKASVEQPEAFWGKVAERLDWFKKPTRIKDVSFALDDFRIRWFDDGELNASVNCLDRQLATRGDKTALLFEPDSPDAPSYRVTYRELYERVCRLGNALRALGVRKGDRVTIYLPMIPDAAVAMLACARIGAIHSVVFGGFAPNSIADRVIDCGSKLIITADEGLRGGKKIPLKANVDAALKLPGTTSVETVLVVRHTGGAVDMQAPRDRWFHDVVDSQPAECEPERMNAEDPLFILYTSGSTGKPKGVLHTTAGYLLYAAYTHETVFDLREDDIYWCTADVGWVTGHSYIVYGPLANGATALMFEGVPNYPSVSRFWEVIDKHQVTIFYTAPTAIRALMREGEAPVKKTARTSLRLLGSVGEPINPEAWRWYYEVVGDGRCPIVDTWWQTETGGILITPLAGAIDLKPGSATLPFFGVQPALVSADGEILEGATEGNLVLRDSWPGQMRTVYGDHQRFIDTYFRTYPGSYFTGDGCRRDADGYYWITGRVDDVINVSGHRIGTAEVESALVAHPKVAEAAVVGFPHDIKGQGIYAYVTLVADEQPSEALHKELVAWVRKEIGPIAAPDHLQWAPGLPKTRSGKIMRRILRKIAENAPDQLGDTSTLADPSVVDSLVNERLAR
- a CDS encoding response regulator transcription factor, producing MPTLLIADDHPLFREALRGAVQRVMPGVQLYEADSVEALYALADRHADADLLLMDLNMPGAQGFSALVHMRALHPQLPVVVVSAREEPTVMRRALDHGAFGFIPKSADSDTIGLALSTVLDGEHWAPPEAHNVPPTDRAEREVGQRLRELTPQQFRVLQMLGAGSLNKQIAYDLGVSEATIKAHVTAILRKLGVTNRTQAVLLAGKLAIDGDAIVLPPEED
- a CDS encoding epoxyqueuosine reductase QueH produces the protein MSTVRERLTLPGGSEGRLLLHSCCAPCSGELMESFVESGIDYTVFFYNPNIHPAKEYELRKQENIRFAEQHGVPFVDADYDTDNWFARAKGMENAPERGIRCTMCFDMRFERTALYAHEHGYAVMTSSLGISRWKDMRQITDSGIRAAAPYPDLTYWDYNWRKHGGAARMVEISKRERFYQQEYCGCVYSLRDTNRHRRAQGRERIKLGVLFYGDDEGKPSD